A window from Malassezia japonica chromosome 1, complete sequence encodes these proteins:
- the SFB3 gene encoding COPII coat Sec23p-Sfb3p heterodimer component (EggNog:ENOG503NUA4; TransMembrane:1 (o958-976i); COG:U) — protein sequence MDSRPPMMRGPSPRPPANASTTPRPPASPAVRPRPAQGPTGAPVNPTRARSPMPPQPARSPRPPNAPLPPRSPRPPTGALPPRSPRPPSRSPAPGARPPQTGLEGGMQRMAVAPNAPSKSPAPAPAAPAPAASPARPPMGPARAKRAARAYHQDAAPPASAGWNDVAARPPPAQANWQQEAAARANLHGPVGLQGQAAADDDTEGTLDMIPGQRNSISQAQLAANRAAIGMRTPQTQPPPTVGGVPPASTAPNANVSGMGPGTGNARPKIDPDQIPAPVDAQYADQQFFNHEFFGTCTREGLPLSTTNYAAVDQGNCSAKFMRLTTYCMPATDEVSASSKLPIALTVQPFAQQRADEAAVPLAVPGESGPPRCKRCRAYINPWCLFVEGGMKWICSLCGNATDVASDYFCNLDISGRRVDLEMRPELTHGTVDFAVPTEYWAVQAPASVTHMLPTPPVDVSASTAQLTTSSKMQESVERMTDNLASQTDDSAAKSAAKAAKAAGEAALGTLNLGKGQTTVRAPRPLTYLFVIDVSFSAVRCGALQVCTQAIRETLYGPAPDAPPSEAAVGFGLPPGSRVGIITFDQALHFYNLDPELEQAQMLVMADIDDPFIPISSGLLVDPWASRAPIEALLRDLPTNFANTSSSEAALGSALRSAQATLSLIGGQLNLFLATIPTVGPGKLKHREDTKLYGTDSEKNLFAAQDAFYRQLGEELALAGIGVNTFFFPSQYIDVATIGHMTAETGGEVYFHPRFDPVRDGARVLAEVQRTVLRETAYNVTMRIRCSTGLRVAKHYGNFHQHSPTDLELGTWDADKALTALIKHDGRLEESQEAYFQCAVLYTSATGERRVRCHTLAVPVTTALGNVFRYADMDSALSFYAKEAATLAHTKALKDVRSYLTSKCVAILMAYRRNCASSTSAGQLILPESFKLFPLYTLALIKNKAIKGGNVTSDVRVYFIRLLLGLSVGSTMALLYPRMIALHRLAPTDGEPVVPRTGLSPEKQAEEDALMKITECPHLMRPSFARMEPHGAYLLENGEWCLLWLGAQVSPKLLEDLYGVGSIDELDPRMTSLPNLPTKLSKQVRSLISSFAAQRCKPTLQVIIARQNRDGMEVELANNLVEDQNNDAMSYVDYLCYVHRVISSDITAKPEESGGSSLWKGFT from the exons ATGGACTCACGTCCCCCTATGATGCGTGGGCCTTCGCCCCGTCCCCCGGCGAATG CGAGCaccacgccgcgcccgccggcgtcgccggccgtgcgcccgcgccctGCGCAAGGACCGACCGGTGCACCGGTGAATCCCACGCGTGCACGCAGCcccatgccgccgcagcccgcgcgctcgccgcgcccgccgaatgcgccgctgccgccgcgctcgccgcgcccccCAACGggtgcgctgccgccgcgctcaccgcgcccgccgtcgcgctcgcctgcgcctggtGCGCGCCCGCCACAGACGGGTCTCGAAGGCGGGATGCAGCGCATGGCCGTCGCCCCCAACGCACCGTCCaagtcgcccgcgcccgcgccggccgcgcctgcgccggccgcgtcgcccgcccGCCCGCCGATGGGCCCTGCGCGTGCAaagcgtgcggcgcgtgcgtacCACCAggatgccgcgccgcccgcgtcggccggctGGAACGacgtggcggcgcgcccgccgcctgcgcaggcCAACTGGCAACAGGAagctgccgcgcgtgcgaaCCTGCACGGCCCTGTCGGCCTGCAGGGCCAGGCAGCTGCGGATGACGACACGGAAGGCACGCTGGACATGATCCCTGGTCAGCGCAACTCGATTTCCCAGGCGCAGCTTGCGGCGAACCGTGCGGCGATTGGCATGCGTACGCCGCAgacgcagccgccgccgaccgtcGGCGGTGTGCCCCCTGCGTCCACCGCGCCGAACGCCAATGTGTCGGGCATGGGCCCCGGCACGGGCAATGCGCGGCCCAAGATCGACCCCGACCAGATTCCTGCGCCAGTCGACGCGCAGTACGCGGACCAGCAGTTCTTTAACCACGAGTTCTTTGGGACGTGCACGCGCGAGGGGCTCCCCCTGTCCACGACCAACTACGCGGCGGTGGACCAAGGCAACTGCTCGGCCAAGTTTATGCGTCTCACGACGTACTGCATGCCGGCCACCGACGAGGTCTCTGCGTCGTCCAAGCTTCCGATCGCGCTTACTGTGCAGCcctttgcgcagcagcgtgccgacgaggccgcggtGCCTCTGGCGGTGCCGGGCGAATCGggcccgccgcgctgcaagcgctgccgcgcctaCATCAACCCCTGGTGTCTGTTTGTGGAGGGCGGCATGAAGTGGATCTGTAGCCTGTGTGGCAACGCGACGGATGTTGCGTCGGACTACTTCTGCAACCTGGACATTTCCGGGCGCCGGGTCGACCTGGAGATGCGTCCCGAGCTGACGCACGGCACGGTCGACTTTGCGGTTCCGACCGAGTACTGGGCGGTGCAGGCCCCCGCGTCGGTGACACACAtgctgccgacgccgccggtgGACGTGAGCGCCTCTACCGCGCAGCTCACCACCTCGTCCAAGATGCAGGagagcgtcgagcgcatgaCCGACAATCTCGCGAGCCAGACGGACGACTCGGCGGCCAAGTcggcggccaaggcggccaaggccgccggcgaagccgcgctcggcacgctgaaTCTCGGCAAGGGGCAGACGaccgtgcgtgcgccgcgcccccTCACCTATCTCTTTGTGATCGACGTGAGTTTcagcgcggtgcgctgcggcgcgctgcaggtgTGCACGCAGGCGATCCGCGAGACGCTGTACGGCCCCGCaccggacgcgccgccgagcgaggccgCGGTCGGCTTCGGCCTGCCGCCCGGAAGCCGCGTCGGTATCATCACCTTTgaccaggcgctgcactTTTACAACCTCGaccccgagctcgagcaggcgcaaATGCTCGTCATGGCCGACATTGACGATCCGTTCATCCCGATCTCGAGCGGCCTGCTGGTCGACCCGTGggcatcgcgcgcgccgattGAGGCgttgctgcgcgacctccCGACCAACTTTGCGAAtacctcgtcgtccgaggcggcgctcggctccgcgctgcgctctGCACAGGCGACGCTCTCGCTCATCGGTGGACAGCTCAACCTGTTCCTCGCGACCATTCCCACGGTCGGCCCCGGCAAGCTGAAGCACCGCGAAGACACCAAGCTGTACGGCACCGACAGCGAAAAGAACCTGTTtgccgcgcaggacgccTTCTACcgccagctcggcgaggagcttgcACTGGCGGGTATCGGTGTCAACACCTTCTTCTTCCCGAGCCAGTACATTGACGTGGCGACCATCGGCCACATGACCGCCGAgaccggcggcgaggtgtACTTCCACCCGCGCTTCGAcccggtgcgcgacggagcgcgcgtcctcgccgaggtccagCGCACGGTCTTGCGCGAGACGGCGTACAATGTCACGATGCGCAtccgctgctcgaccggcctgcgcgtcgcgaagCACTATGGCAACTTCCATCAGCACTCGCCGACCGACCTCGAGCTGGGCACGTGGGACGCGGACAAAGCGCTCACCGCGCTCATCAAGCACGACGGTCGCCTCGAAGAGTCGCAGGAAGCCTACTTCCAGTGCGCCGTGCTCTACACGAGTGCGacgggcgagcgccgcgtacgctgccacacgctcgccgtgccTGTCACtacggcgctcggcaacgTCTTCCGCTACGCGGATATGGACAGCGCCTTGTCGTTCTACGCAAAAGAGGCCGCGACCTTGGCTCACACCAAGGCGCTCAaggacgtgcgcagctACCTCACGTCCAAGTGCGTCGCGATCCTCATGGCCTACCGGCGCAactgcgcgtcgtcgaccagTGCGGGCCAGCTGATCCTGCCAGAGAGCTTCAAGCTCTTCCCTCTGTACACCCTGGCGCTGATCAAAAACAAGGCGATCAAGGGCGGCAACGTCACCTCGGACGTGCGCGTCTACTTCAtccgcctcctcctcggcctcaGCGTGGGGTCGACCATGGCGCTGCTGTACCCGCGCATGATCGCactgcaccgcctcgcgccgaccgacggcgagccggtcgtgccgcgcaccggccTCTCGCCGGAGAAGCAGGCAGAGGAGGACGCGCTGATGAAGATCACCGAGTGCCCGCACCTGATGCGCCCAAGCTTTGCGCGGATGGAGCCGCACGGTGCATACCTGCTCGAGAACGGCGAGTGGTGCCTCTtgtggctcggcgcgcaggtgTCGCCgaagctgctcgaggacctgTACGGCGTGGGCTCcatcgacgagctcgacccGCGCATGACGAGCCTGCCGAACCTCCCGACGAAGCTCTCGAAGCAGGTGCGCAGCCTCATCAGCAGCtttgctgcgcagcgctgcAAGCCGACGCTCCAGGTGATTATCGCGCGCCAGAACCGCGACGGCA TGGAGGTGGAGCTTGCGAACAatctcgtcgaggaccAGAACAACGACGCCATGAGCTACGTGGACTAT CTCTGTTACGTCCACCGTGTCATTTCCTCCGATATCACGGCCAAGCCAGAGGagagcggcggctcgtcgctctGGAAGGGCTTTACGTAG
- a CDS encoding uncharacterized protein (EggNog:ENOG503P3AV; COG:A), whose amino-acid sequence MAKVYVGNLSWNTTDDGLAHAFSPYGQLTDYIVMKDRDTGRSRGFGFVTFMTQQEADAAIAALNEQELDGRRIRVNMANSRPPMGGMGANLGYSGLTGGYGAGAYGAAQAGYGAYAGAQPANFAYGQQAGYGGYQQQPYGAQPAGYPAPQAYPAQQGGFAAYGAQQPYGAPAQNFQPPQPPQGGAGYGGQGY is encoded by the exons ATGGCAAAGGTTTACGTTGGTAACCTGAGCTGGAACACGACCGATGACGGTCTTGCGCATGCTTTCAGCCCCTACGGCCAGCTCACGGACTACATCGTGATGAAGGACCGCGACACGGGCCGTTCGCGCGGCTTCGGCTTTGTCACGTTCATGACGCAGCAAGAGGCGGATGCCgcgatcgcggcgctgaacgagcaggagctcgatGGCCGCCGCATTCGCGTCAACATGGCTAACTCGCGTCCCCCTATGGGCGGCATGGGTGCCAACCTTGGATACAGCGGCCTCACCGGCGGCTATGGCGCGGGCGCGTacggtgctgcgcaagccgGCTACGGTGCATACG caggcgcgcagccggcgAACTTCGCCTATGGCCAGCAGGCTGGCTACGGCGGCTACCAGCAGCAGCCTTACGGCGCTCAGCCTGCTGGCTACCCCGCTCCCCAGGCCTACCCCGCGCAACAGGGTGGATTCGCTGC CTACGGTGCCCAGCAGCCGTACGGCGCTCCTGCCCAGAACTTCCAGCCCCCCCAGCCGCCGCAGGGCGGTGCTGGCTACGGTGGTCAGGGCTACTAA
- a CDS encoding uncharacterized protein (EggNog:ENOG503NU65; COG:C) yields the protein MSGAEARPMEMQPTAHGTPGASQAQKSMEQAIHVADGKRPGSPFMWSSFIAGGAAGCASRTIVSPLERLKIIMQVQPTPAKGEKKAYSGVWDGLSKIWKEEGFRGFMRGNGINCLRIAPYSAVQFTTYESMKRWLAHPVLVDEVHGAIHIEHIEYSLGPMPRLVAGAIAGIASVVSTYPLDLVRSRISIASASMYMENKSAAEAGKKPTAPRVPGVMEMTIKVYREEGGLRGLYRGVIPTSMGVAPYVAFNFFFYEQARQFFTKEDGTAPNSLMKLVCGAWAGAVSQTLTYPLDVIRRRMQVAGMPNSSLGYKDKSGIDAIRNIVRRSGIKGLYFGLVPNLLKVAPSMGASFLTYEVVRSLLAPYDL from the exons ATGAGCGGTGCCGAAGCGAGACCGATGGAAATGCAGCCTacagcgcacggcacgcctggcgcgtcgcaggcgcAAAAGTCAATGGAGCAGGCCATTCACGTTGCCGACGGGAAACGCCCGGGGAGTCCGTTTATGTGGTCGAGTTTTAttgcgggcggcgccgcggggtGCGCGAGCCGCACCATTGTCAGTCCTTTGGAGCGCTTGAAAA TTATTAT GCAAGTGCAGCCGACCCCGGCAAAGGGGGAGAAAAAAGCCTACTCCGGTGTCTGGGACGGCTTGTCCAAGATCTGGAAGGAGGAGGGGTTCCGCGGCTTCATGCGCGGAAACGGAATCAACTGCCTTCGCATTGCGCCGTACAGCGCGGTGCAGTTCACTACCTATGAGTCGATGAAGCGCTGGCTCGCCCATCCTGTCTTGGTAGACGAAGTGCACGGCGCGATCCACATTGAGCACATCGAGTACTCGCTCGGTCCGatgccgcgcctcgtggcCGGTGCGATTGCGGGTATCGCGAGCGTGGTGTCTACCTATCCACTGGACCTGGTGCGCTCGCGTATCTCGATCGCCTCTGCGTCGATGTACATGGAGAACAagtcggcggccgaggcagGAAAAAAGCccactgcgccgcgtgtgcCGGGCGTCATGGAGATGACGATCAAGGTGTACCGCGAGGAGGGTGGGCTCCGCGGCCTCTACCGCGGTGTGATTCCGACGAGCATG GGCGTTgcgccgtacgtcgcgtTCAACTTTTTCTTCTATGAACAGGCGCGCCAGTTCTTTACCAAGGAGGACGGCACCGCGCCCAACTCGCTGATGAAGCTCGTGTGCGGCGCCTGGGCGGGCGCCGTGAGCCAGACACTCACATACCCCCTGGACGTAATCCGTCGCCGCATGCAGGTCGCAGGCATGCCCAactcgtcgctcggctaCAAGGACAAGA GCGGCATCGATGCAATCCGCAACattgtgcgccgcagcggcatCAAGGGACTCTACTTTGGCCTTGTGCCCAACCTGCTCAAGGTCGCCCCGTCGATGGGCGCTTCGTTCCTGACCTACGAGGTGGTGCGCAGCCTCTTGGCGCCGTACGATTTGTAG
- a CDS encoding uncharacterized protein (EggNog:ENOG503PJ5M) has translation MESHMERTASTETWANGSPSSGPFPGKRKHAEGVEEDYMSFQPENGMQDIAEYCRQAVMPRTQTHLQGESEKAEFYPLPPELNQAVLSSLGVQPAQQQGHTAVDTHHPTARPAPFPNFPSQGLDEPSPVSSPGLLQPGTALNGHDYGMEMSNSLDSNNASEGMDEEVHTPTHASASHGPQCKSIPQLSVRHYGGTASQLWASCPDCGAFSKVHEDKPVILCYSP, from the exons ATGGAGTCGCATATGGAAAGGACGGCCAGTACTGAGACGTGGGCCAACGGCAGCCCCTCGTCGGGTCCTTTTCCTGGGAAGCGGAAGCATGCAGAGGGGGTAGAGGAGGACTATATGAGTTTCCAGCCCGAAAACGGCATGCAGGACATTGCCGAGTACTGCCGACAG GCGGTGATGCCCCGTACGCAGACGCACTTGCAGGGCGAGAGCGAAAAAGCCGAGTTCTACCCATTGCCACCGGAGCTGAACCAAGCAGTACTTTcttcgctcggcgtgcagcctgcgcagcagcagggACACACGGCCGTCGATACACACCATCCGACGGCCCGTCCTGCGCCGTTCCCCAACTTCCCTAGCCAaggcctcgacgagccgtcGCCCGTGTCGAGCCCGGGGCTGCTGCAGCCGGGAACGGCGCTGAATGGCCATGACTATGGCATGGAAATGAGCAACTCGCTCGACTCGAATAATGCGAGCGAGGGGATGGACGAGGAAGTACACACGCCTACACACGCGTCCGCATCGCATGGACCGCAGTGCAAAAGCATCCCGCAATTGTCGGTGCGACACTATGGCGGGACAGCATCGCAGCTCTGGGCGTCGTGCCCGGACTGCGGTGCGTTTTCCAAGGTGCATGAAGACAAGCCCGTCATCCTGTGCTACTCGCCTTGA
- a CDS encoding (methyl)glyoxal oxidase (SECRETED:SignalP(1-25); TransMembrane:1 (n9-20c25/26o682-705i); CAZy:AA5; COG:S; EggNog:ENOG503PAND) gives MVMLRFTQLCTAVALSLSLLGCAAAQNGDGKPGTYKIVQENSMASAMMLGLANENTAFIMDKVEGNPNKTNSGKPVWSSLVNLDDWSVKALDAQTNPFCASGAVLGNGSYIVAGGNKAVGFGGASPGGDTGPYGPYNDQDGRRVVRILEPNDNIDKLVWHDEFNSQNQMDSERWYPGIEVMADGSVVLIGGATSGGYINRNFPNKDPIYATDGSKPPVDGQWAQGGANPSYEFWPQTGDKPKPQISQFMVKTSGLNMYAHTYLMPSGQIFMQANYSTVMWDAINNKETPLPDMPGQVVRVYPASGATAMLPLTPANKYTPTILFCGGLFMEDEKWGDYTKPNTNMYKQMASSDCSSITPETADGKAVDGVQYDHVGDLPEGRSMGQFIHLPDGKLVIVNGAQYGTAGYGNTTWNQVKDTNGNSVNLEGFSQDPTYRPVLFDPEAPKGKQIITDGLGNSTIARLYHSSAILIPDGSVLVAGSNPHQDYTILPKNIDSKYKGYDTTYALEQWYPPYYFEERPPVNGVPKVIGYGGPSFNVTVPASFMGKAANDMANSTKIMVIRPGFSTHAMNMGQRSLQLDNSYEVLDNGDVNFIVNPMPTNQNIFVAGPALFFVTVNGVPSKGKQVLIGKEDLGHVPFNIKSGNEPAPLPEKKNNPKFNAKLNQSPSSLGKSAENNSLSGGAIAGIVVGIIAAVILFLLALLLFLRYRRRNGTDSKYSALGNANGNVPPSQGPRAQTTPHAGAVGAMPWASAANEGVHRDQPYDESRVRMMAGNESQTELHDPNQSTEPFGPKGQFNSYSTLPHSNSRHDGDLSMNGHMGARYSDQVPMSNMAASTHYPSGHSQSPYSGNSPPHTGTEMHSVQSHQMQPSVTTHGGYTSAVGSPARTPQNAPVLLPDPQSEHGIAGYPAQQQYQYPQSHSQASHLAGPREMPIRSNLQQHLHMTGQDAGQIRRIQ, from the coding sequence ATGGTCATGCTTCGTTTTACGCAGCTCTGCACGGCAGTCGCTCTGTCGCTGTCGCTGCTCGGCTGTGCTGCCGCGCAGAACGGCGACGGTAAGCCGGGTACATACAAGATTGTTCAGGAAAACTCGATGGCGTCGGCTATGATGCTGGGTCTCGCGAACGAAAACACTGCCTTTATCATGGACAAGGTCGAAGGTAACCCAAACAAGACCAACTCGGGCAAGCCCGTCTGGTCTTCGCTGGTGAACTTGGACGACTGGTCGGTCAAGGCGCTGGACGCTCAAACGAACCCTTTCTGTGCCTCTGGCGCTGTGTTGGGCAACGGCTCTTACATTGTCGCCGGTGGCAACAAGGCCGTCGGTTTCGGCGGTGCTtcgccgggcggcgacACGGGTCCTTACGGCCCTTATAACGACCAGGacggtcggcgcgtcgtccgcaTTCTCGAGCCGAACGACAACATCGACAAGCTTGTCTGGCATGATGAGTTCAACAGCCAGAACCAGATGGACTCGGAGCGTTGGTACCCTGGTATCGAAGTCATGGCTGATGGCTCGGTGGTGCTTATCGGCGGTGCTACGAGCGGTGGTTACATCAACCGTAACTTCCCCAACAAGGACCCTATTTATGCCACGGATGGAAGCAAGCCGCCTGTCGACGGCCAGTGGGCGCAGGGCGGTGCTAACCCCTCGTACGAGTTCTGGCCGCAGACGGGTGACAAGCCCAAGCCGCAGATTTCCCAGTTCATGGTCAAGACCAGTGGTCTGAACATGTACGCGCACACCTATTTGATGCCTTCTGGACAGATCTTCATGCAGGCCAACTACAGCACCGTCATGTGGGACGCGATCAATAACAAAGAGACCCCCCTGCCTGACATGCCTGGCCAGGTGGTGCGTGTATACCCTGCCTCTGGTGCGACGGCCATGCTGCCCCTGACGCCTGCAAACAAGTATACTCCTACGATCCTGTTCTGCGGTGGTCTGTTCATGGAAGACGAGAAGTGGGGTGACTACACCAAGCCGAACACAAACATGTATAAGCAAATGGCCAGCTCCGACTGCTCTTCCATCACGCCCGAGACCGCGGATGGCAAAGCCGTCGACGGTGTGCAGTACGACCACGTTGGCGACCTCCCCGAGGGCCGTTCGATGGGCCAGTTCATCCATCTTCCTGATGGCAAGCTGGTCATTGTGAACGGTGCTCAGTACGGTACTGCTGGCTACGGTAACACCACTTGGAACCAGGTCAAGGATACTAACGGCAACTCGGTTAACCTCGAGGGCTTTTCGCAGGACCCTACCTACCGCCCTGTGCTCTTTGACCCCGAAGCGCCGAAGGGCAAGCAGATCATCACGGATGGTCTTGGCAACTCGACGATTGCTCGTCTGTACCACTCGTCGGCCATTCTTATCCCCGATGGTTCGGTGCTGGTTGCCGGTTCGAACCCCCACCAGGACTACACGATCCTGCCGAAGAACATCGACTCGAAGTACAAGGGTTACGACACGACCTATGCGCTTGAGCAGTGGTATCCCCCCTACTACTTTGAGGAGCGTCCTCCGGTGAACGGTGTGCCGAAGGTGATTGGATACGGCGGTCCGTCGTTCAACGTCACGGTCCCCGCGAGCTTCATGGGCAAGGCTGCGAACGACATGGCGAACAGCACCAAGATCATGGTCATTCGCCCTGGTTTCTCGACGCACGCGATGAACATGGGCCAGCGTtcgctgcagctcgacaaCTCGTACGAGGTGCTGGACAACGGTGATGTGAACTTTATCGTGAACCCCATGCCGACGAACCAGAACATCTTTGTGGCTGGCCCTGCGCTCTTCTTTGTCACCGTGAACGGTGTGCCGAGCAAAGGTAAGCAGGTCTTGATCGGCAAGGAGGACCTCGGCCATGTGCCCTTCAACATCAAGTCGGGTAacgagcctgcgccgctgcctgAGAAGAAGAACAACCCCAAGTTCAACGCCAAGCTGAACCagtcgccgtcgtcgctcggcaagaGTGCCGAGAACAACTCGCTGTCGGGCGGTGCGATCGCCGGTATTGTGGTGGGTATCATCGCCGCCGTGATCCTTTTCCTGCTTGCCCTGCTCCTGTTCCTGCGGTACCGTCGCCGCAACGGCACGGACAGCAAGTACTCTGCGCTGGGCAACGCGAACGGCAATgtgccgccgagccaggGCCCACGTGCCCAGACGACGCCTCACGCTGGTGCGGTCGGTGCCATGCCGTGGGCCAGTGCGGCGAACGAGGGTGTGCATCGCGACCAGCCTTATGATGAGTCGCGCGTGCGTATGATGGCTGGTAACGAGTCGCAAACTGAGCTGCACGACCCGAACCAGTCCACGGAGCCGTTCGGACCCAAGGGTCAGTTCAACTCGTACAGCACGCTTCCGCACTCGAACAGCCGTCACGATGGCGACTTGTCCATGAACGGTCACATGGGCGCTCGCTACTCGGACCAGGTTCCGATGTCGAATATGGCTGCCTCTACACACTACCCGAGCGGCCATTCCCAATCCCCCTACTCGGGCAACTCGCCCCCTCACACCGGTACGGAGATGCATTCGGTGCAGTCGCACCAGATGCAGCCTAGTGTCACGACCCATGGGGGCTACACCAGCGCTGTCGGCTCGCCCGCGCGTACTCCGCAGAACGCCCCGGTGCTGCTCCCCGACCCGCAGTCCGAGCATGGCATTGCTGGGTAcccggcgcagcagcagtaCCAGTACCCTCAGTCCCACTCGCAAGCGTCGCACCTTGCGGGCCCCCGTGAGATGCCGATTCGCTCGAACCTGCAGCAGCATCTGCACATGACTGGCCAGGATGCCGGACAGATCCGGCGCATTCAGTAA
- the cpc2 gene encoding cross-pathway control WD-repeat protein cpc2 (EggNog:ENOG503NUKD; COG:T; BUSCO:EOG092636T6) — protein sequence MNILPGHKGWVTAIATSQENPDILLTASRDKTIIVWQLSRDETNYGYPKKILHGHNHFVSDVVISSDGQFALSASWDKSLRLWDLNTGLTTRRFVGHTGDVLSVSFSPDNRQIVSGSRDRTIKLWNTLGDCKFNITEDGHSEWVSCVRFSPNPSNPVIVSAGWDKLVKVWELSRCKLTTNHYGHQGYINTVTISPDGSLCASGGKDGIVMLWELSDGKHLYSLEAGDVVNALVFSPNRYWLCAATSSCIKIFDLESKSIVDELKPEFPGLGKNATEPECLSLAWSADGQTLFAGYSDDIVRVYSVI from the exons ATGAACAT CCTTCCCGGCCACAAGGGTTGGGTCACCGCTATTGCGACCTCGCAGGAGAACCCTGACATTCTGctcaccgcctcgcgcgacaAGACTATCATTGTCTGGCAGCTCTCCCGCGACGAGACCAACTACGGCTACCCCAAGAAGATCCTCCACGGCCACAACCACTTCGTCTCGGACGTTGTGATCTCGTCGGACGGTCAGTTCGCCCTCTCGGCCTCGTGGGACAAGTCGCTCCGTCTCTGGGACCTGAACACTGGTCTCACCACCCGCCGCTTCGTCGGCCACACTGGTGATGTCCTCAGCGTCAGCTTCAGCCCTGACAACCGTCAGATTGTCTCGGGCTCGCGCGACCGGACCATCAAGCTGTGGAACACTCTCGGTGACTGCAAGTTCAACATCACCGAGGACGGCCACTCGGAGTGGGTTAGCTGCGTTCGCTTCAGCCCTAACCCCTCTAACCCCGTGATTGTCTCGGCTGGTTGGGACAAGCTCGTCAAG GTTTGGGAGCTCAGCCGCTGCAAGCTGACCACCAACCACTACGGTCACCAGGGCTACATCAACACCGTCACCATCTCTCCCGACGGTTCGctctgcgcctcgggcggcaAGGACGGCATTGTCATGCTCTGGGAGCTCTCGGACGGCAAGCACCTCTACTCGCTGGAGGCCGGTGACGTCGTCAACGCTCTCGTCTTCTCGCCCAACCGCTACTGGCTGTGCGCTGCCACTTCGTCGTGCATCAAGATCTTCGACCTTGAGAGCAAGTCgatcgtcgacgagctcaagCCCGAGTTCCCTGGCCTCGGCAAGAACGCGACTGAGCCCGAGTGCCTGTCGCTTGCCTGGTCGGCGGACGGCCAGACCCTCTTTGCTGGCTACAGCGACGATATCGTTCGCGTCTACTCGGTGATCTAA
- the RPL12A gene encoding 60S ribosomal protein L12A (EggNog:ENOG503NU9E; COG:J; BUSCO:EOG092651LN), producing MAPKIDPNEIKYIYLRTTGGEVGAPSALAPKIGPLGLAPKKVGEDIAKATGEWKGLRVTVQLKVQNRQAQVSVVPSASSLVIKALKEPPRDRKKVKNVAHNGNIPLDEVIEIARTMRFKSFGKNLASVTKEILGTCQSVGCTVDKQAAHDVIEGIDEGTIEIPEE from the exons ATGGCGCCTAAGATCGATCCCAACGAGATTAAGTACATTTACCTCCGTACCACTGGTGGTGAGGTCGGTGCTCCCTCCGCCCTTGCCCCCAAGATCGGTCCCCTTGGTCTT GCGCCCAAGAAGGTTGGTGAGGATATCGCCAAGGCCACCGGCGAGTGGAAGGGTCTCCGTGTCACCGTCCAGCTCAAGGTCCAGAACCGTCAGGCTCAGGTGTCGGTTGTCccctcggcctcgtcgctcgtcaTCAAGGCCCTGAAGG AGCCCCCGCGCGACCGCAAGAAGGTTAAGAACGTTGCCCACAACGGCAACATCCCTCTTGATGAGGTCATCGAGATTGCGcggacgatgcgcttcAAGTCGTTCGGCAAGAACCTCGCCAGCGTCACCAAGGAGATTCTCGGTACCTGCCAGAGTGTCGGCTGCACTGTCGACAAGCAGGCTGCCCACGATGTCATTGAGGGCATCGACGAGGGCACCATCGAGATTCCCGAGGAGTAA